From the genome of Eucalyptus grandis isolate ANBG69807.140 chromosome 2, ASM1654582v1, whole genome shotgun sequence, one region includes:
- the LOC104430771 gene encoding LOW QUALITY PROTEIN: protein DETOXIFICATION 12 (The sequence of the model RefSeq protein was modified relative to this genomic sequence to represent the inferred CDS: inserted 1 base in 1 codon), producing MDEETKQKMEERLLAKREEGERKSDGLTCGGVTEEVKRVGSIAAPMVVVTSSQYLLQMICVTMVGHLGELSLSSTAIAISLAGVSGFSLLLGMATALETLCGQAYGAQQYQKLGTQTYTAIXSLTLVCVPLSFLWFNMGKLLLLMGQDPLISREAGRFIAWLVPALLAYATLQPLVRYFQTQSLTTPMLIGSSATLCLHVPLCWVLVFKSGLHNVGAALALGISYWLNVTFLGLYMTFSSACQKTRAPVSMEIFRGIQEFFRFAVPSAVMICLEWWSFELLILLSGLLPNPQLETSVLSVCLSTTSTLYAIPFAIGAAGSTRVSNELGAGNAQAARVAVYAVLLIAITETSITSAVLFATRKVFGYTFSNEKEVVDYVTKMSPLVCLSVIVDSLQGVLSGIARGCGWQHIGAYVNLGAFYLCGIPVAATLGFWVGLRGVGLWIGIQAGAIVQTSLLSIVTCCTNWEKLASKARERIFDGSFSADNGSII from the exons ATGGATGAAGAAACGAagcagaagatggaggagaggcTGCTGGcgaagagggaggagggagagcgCAAGAGCGACGGCCTCACGTGTGGAGGAGTGACGGAGGAGGTGAAGAGGGTGGGGAGCATAGCGGCGCCGATGGTGGTGGTCACGTCGTCGCAGTACCTCCTCCAGATGATCTGCGTCACCATGGTCGGCCACCTCGGCGAGCTCTCCCTCTCCAGCACCGCCATCGCCATCTCCCTCGCCGGCGTCTCCGGCTTCAGTCTCCTT CTTGGCATGGCCACTGCTCTGGAAACGCTGTGCGGACAAGCCTACGGGGCTCAACAATACCAGAAGCTCGGAACACAAACATACACGGCGA TTTCTCTGACCTTAGTGTGCGTCCCGCTCTCTTTTCTCTGGTTCAACATGGGCAAACTCCTCCTGTTGATGGGCCAAGACCCGCTGATCTCGCGTGAGGCGGGTAGGTTCATAGCGTGGCTCGTCCCTGCGCTCTTGGCATACGCCACGCTCCAGCCACTGGTCCGTTACTTCCAGACCCAGAGCCTCACCACTCCGATGCTCATAGGCTCCAGTGCCACGCTCTGCTTACATGTGCCTCTCTGTTGGGTCCTCGTGTTTAAGTCTGGGCTACATAACGTTGGAGCCGCTTTGGCATTGGGAATTTCTTATTGGTTGAACGTCACATTTCTTGGGCTGTACATGACGTTCTCTAGTGCGTGTCAGAAGACACGTGCACCGGTGTCAATGGAAATATTCCGAGGCATTCAGGAGTTCTTCCGATTCGCTGTTCCATCAGCTGTCATGATATG CCTTGAATGGTGGTCATTTGAGCTGCTCATCCTGCTTTCTGGGCTTCTACCGAATCCACAGCTTGAAACTTCAGTTCTCTCTGTGTG TCTCTCGACGACATCAACACTTTACGCAATACCATTTGCAATTGGAGCTGCTGGAAG CACGAGAGTGTCCAATGAATTGGGAGCAGGAAACGCGCAGGCAGCTCGTGTAGCTGTCTATGCAGTATTGCTTATAGCAATCACCGAAACAAGCATTACGAGCGCAGTCTTATTTGCAACTCGTAAAGTCTTCGGTTACACCTTCAGCAACGAAAAGGAAGTCGTGGACTACGTTACAAAGATGTCTCCACTTGTTTGCCTCTCTGTCATTGTAGACAGCTTACAAGGTGTCCTTTCAG GTATTGCGAGAGGATGCGGATGGCAACACATTGGAGCTTATGTGAACCTGGGGGCATTCTATCTGTGTGGAATTCCAGTTGCTGCAACATTGGGATTTTGGGTGGGATTGAGAGGAGTGGGACTTTGGATAGGGATTCAAGCGGGTGCTATTGTGCAGACATCGTTGCTCTCAATTGTGACCTGTTGCACAAATTGGGAAAAGctg GCAAGCAAAGCAAGGGAGAGAATATTTGACGGAAGCTTTTCAGCCGATAATGGATCGATTATCTGA